In one Roseomonas haemaphysalidis genomic region, the following are encoded:
- a CDS encoding DedA family protein: protein MAEFWADWGMVAYLAAAAWAFFEGETFVLLAAAAGRATGAIDPWLLMLSVWVGSFLGDQLWFTLGRKYGSKAVQKIPGAERKLASAIGFLERYGVLFVLTFRFVYGVRNVASAACGIAKMPWSRFAALNFIAAGLWAGSFVAAGWYIVGWLGEKGTLYALGSIGVAVVLYLGYRVVQYWRRPPPPAATQAPEEG, encoded by the coding sequence GTGGCGGAGTTCTGGGCAGACTGGGGAATGGTGGCCTATCTGGCCGCCGCGGCTTGGGCGTTCTTTGAAGGCGAGACTTTCGTGTTGCTGGCCGCGGCCGCCGGGCGCGCCACGGGTGCCATCGACCCCTGGCTGCTGATGCTCTCGGTCTGGGTCGGGTCGTTCCTGGGCGACCAGCTCTGGTTCACGCTCGGGCGCAAATACGGCAGCAAGGCCGTGCAGAAGATCCCGGGCGCCGAGCGCAAGCTGGCCAGCGCCATCGGCTTTCTGGAACGCTACGGCGTGCTGTTCGTGCTCACCTTCCGCTTCGTGTACGGCGTGCGCAACGTCGCCTCGGCGGCCTGCGGCATCGCCAAGATGCCCTGGTCCCGCTTCGCGGCGCTGAACTTCATCGCCGCCGGGCTGTGGGCGGGGTCGTTTGTGGCCGCCGGCTGGTACATCGTCGGCTGGCTGGGCGAGAAGGGTACCCTCTACGCCCTGGGATCGATCGGCGTGGCGGTGGTGCTGTACCTGGGCTATCGCGTGGTGCAGTACTGGCGCCGCCCGCCCCCCCCCGCGGCGACGCAGGCTCCGGAGGAGGGCTGA
- a CDS encoding LLM class flavin-dependent oxidoreductase, producing MTHSLQFIGFTSHRAGSESQAPSGPFLDPGYVVRMAQLHEQAGFDRALIAWHSNAPDPLLLAQLAAAQTTRLGFMVAHRPGFIAPTVAARQFATFDQLSQGRAAIHVISGGGPADQQADGDWLSHDERYARTDEYVRVLKRVWTEDKPFDHEGPHYRVKGAFSAIKPKQAPHPTVFFGGSSEPAIRFAGQHADVYAFWGETLDQARDTIGRVRRATAEAGRDPASIRFSLSFRPVLAGTEEAAWARADRILEQVRALRGGQSGAADNSKPESVGSARLLEAAKGGRVRDTRMWTEVAAAVGAGANTTALVGTAEQVAESLHAYRLLGVDTFLIRGFDPEADVVEYGRDLLPAVRRLDAARLPAAAE from the coding sequence ATGACCCATTCCCTGCAGTTCATCGGCTTCACCTCGCATCGCGCGGGGTCGGAATCCCAGGCGCCCAGCGGCCCGTTTCTCGACCCCGGCTATGTGGTGCGCATGGCGCAGCTGCATGAGCAGGCGGGCTTCGACCGCGCGCTGATCGCCTGGCATTCCAACGCGCCGGACCCCCTGCTGCTGGCGCAGCTGGCGGCGGCGCAGACCACGCGGCTGGGCTTCATGGTGGCGCACCGGCCGGGCTTCATCGCACCCACGGTCGCGGCCCGGCAATTCGCCACCTTCGACCAGCTCAGCCAGGGCCGTGCCGCCATTCACGTCATCAGCGGCGGCGGTCCGGCCGACCAGCAGGCGGATGGCGACTGGCTGAGCCACGACGAGCGCTATGCCCGGACCGACGAATACGTGCGCGTGCTGAAGCGCGTCTGGACCGAGGACAAGCCCTTCGACCACGAGGGGCCGCACTACCGGGTGAAGGGCGCCTTCTCGGCGATCAAGCCGAAGCAGGCGCCGCACCCGACGGTGTTCTTCGGCGGCTCGTCCGAGCCCGCCATCCGCTTCGCCGGCCAGCACGCCGATGTCTATGCCTTCTGGGGCGAGACGCTGGACCAGGCGCGGGACACCATCGGCCGCGTGCGCCGCGCGACCGCCGAGGCCGGGCGCGACCCGGCGTCGATCCGCTTCAGCCTGTCCTTCCGCCCCGTGCTGGCGGGAACGGAGGAGGCCGCCTGGGCGCGCGCCGACCGCATCCTGGAACAGGTGCGGGCGCTGCGTGGTGGCCAAAGCGGGGCGGCCGACAACAGCAAGCCGGAAAGCGTCGGCTCCGCCCGGCTGCTGGAAGCCGCGAAGGGCGGCCGGGTGCGGGACACGCGGATGTGGACGGAGGTTGCGGCGGCGGTCGGCGCCGGCGCCAACACCACGGCGCTGGTCGGCACGGCCGAGCAGGTGGCGGAATCGCTGCACGCCTATCGCCTGCTGGGTGTCGACACCTTTCTGATCCGGGGCTTCGACCCGGAGGCGGATGTGGTGGAATACGGCCGCGACCTGCTGCCGGCGGTGCGCCGGCTGGACGCGGCGCGCCTGCCGGCGGCGGCCGAATGA
- a CDS encoding acyl-CoA dehydrogenase family protein — MSLALAPPPADATLRALSAGFAARAALHDRDASFPHENIAELRQAGVLALTVPRRWGGHGGGLAEAAEAAGLVAEGCASTALVLLMQLTQQAGFLGNLRVAEALRARVAQDAVRSGALLNALRVEPELGSPSRGGLPQTIIRRQPDGGWRLDGRKIYSTGAPGLSWMLVWARDDAESPRVGLVLVPAAAAGVRIVESWDHLGMRATGSHDVVFEDVALPADYAADLRPPAEWGAPEATQASWNAAGLGALYSGIARAARDWTARFLRERVPTGLGAPLATLPRMQEKLGEVEALLASNARLVASLAADHDAGRPAAPAEANALKSVLVENAIRAVETAAQLAGNHALSRANPMERHLRDVLCGRVHVPTAEAAHVAAGRALLQSR; from the coding sequence ATGTCCCTGGCCCTGGCTCCGCCCCCGGCCGATGCCACCCTGCGCGCGCTGTCCGCCGGCTTCGCGGCCCGGGCGGCCCTGCACGACCGCGACGCCAGCTTTCCCCACGAGAACATTGCCGAGTTGCGGCAGGCCGGGGTGCTGGCCCTGACCGTGCCGCGCCGCTGGGGCGGCCATGGCGGCGGGCTCGCCGAGGCGGCGGAGGCCGCCGGGCTGGTGGCCGAGGGATGCGCATCCACCGCGCTGGTGCTGCTGATGCAGCTGACGCAGCAGGCAGGCTTTCTGGGCAACCTGCGGGTGGCCGAGGCGCTGCGCGCGCGGGTGGCGCAGGATGCCGTGCGCTCCGGCGCCTTGTTGAACGCGTTGCGGGTGGAGCCGGAGCTGGGCTCGCCGTCGCGCGGCGGCCTGCCGCAAACCATCATTCGCCGCCAGCCGGACGGCGGGTGGCGCCTGGATGGGCGCAAGATCTATTCGACCGGTGCGCCGGGCCTGAGCTGGATGCTGGTCTGGGCCCGCGACGACGCCGAAAGCCCGCGCGTCGGCCTTGTGCTGGTGCCGGCGGCGGCGGCGGGCGTGCGGATCGTCGAAAGCTGGGACCATCTCGGCATGCGCGCGACCGGCAGCCACGACGTGGTGTTCGAGGACGTGGCCCTGCCGGCGGACTACGCCGCCGACCTGCGCCCGCCCGCCGAATGGGGGGCGCCGGAGGCCACCCAGGCCAGCTGGAACGCAGCCGGCCTGGGCGCGCTGTATTCCGGCATCGCCCGCGCCGCGCGCGACTGGACGGCACGTTTTCTCCGCGAACGGGTGCCGACCGGTCTCGGCGCGCCGCTGGCCACCCTGCCGCGCATGCAGGAAAAGCTGGGCGAGGTGGAGGCGCTGCTGGCCAGCAACGCCCGCCTGGTGGCCTCGCTCGCCGCCGACCATGACGCCGGCCGCCCGGCGGCGCCGGCCGAGGCCAATGCGCTGAAGTCGGTGCTGGTGGAGAACGCCATCCGAGCCGTGGAAACCGCGGCTCAGCTGGCCGGCAACCATGCCCTGAGCCGCGCCAACCCGATGGAGCGCCACCTGCGCGACGTCCTGTGCGGCCGCGTCCATGTCCCCACGGCCGAGGCAGCGCATGTCGCCGCCGGGCGCGCCCTGCTGCAGTCCCGCTGA
- a CDS encoding IclR family transcriptional regulator translates to MPATAENDSSLRTLSRASSLLRHLAGAPMRCWRLTDLAAASGLHKATVHRLLGGLIAEGLVQPIPGGYALGAQSWLIGRAAAQRFDLGGFAAPLLRSIVAETGDVALLGVMAGHHAHCVAREEGDSPILPTSIRVGAVRPLGCGAHALALLAALPDAEVQRAITATAPERTGRYAAITDGYLADSIAETRAQGYALNEGVIVPGMTAMAMVARDAWGRPIAAISCSAVSDRMLPARRPEVLALLRQEVAKLEQRLRPNGEA, encoded by the coding sequence GTGCCAGCCACCGCCGAGAACGACAGCAGCCTCCGTACCCTGTCACGCGCGTCCAGCCTGCTGCGGCACCTAGCTGGCGCGCCAATGCGCTGCTGGCGCCTGACCGACCTCGCCGCCGCGTCCGGGCTGCACAAGGCCACCGTGCACCGGCTGCTCGGCGGGCTGATCGCGGAAGGGCTGGTGCAGCCCATCCCCGGCGGCTACGCGCTGGGCGCCCAGTCCTGGCTGATCGGCCGCGCGGCGGCGCAGCGCTTCGACCTCGGTGGCTTCGCGGCGCCCCTGCTGCGCAGCATCGTGGCGGAAACCGGCGATGTGGCGCTGCTGGGCGTGATGGCCGGGCACCACGCGCATTGCGTGGCGCGGGAGGAAGGCGATTCCCCTATCCTGCCCACCTCCATCCGCGTCGGCGCGGTGCGGCCGCTGGGCTGTGGGGCACATGCCCTGGCGCTGCTGGCCGCTTTGCCCGACGCCGAGGTGCAGCGCGCCATCACGGCAACGGCCCCCGAACGGACCGGCCGCTACGCGGCGATCACCGATGGCTACCTGGCCGACAGCATCGCGGAAACGCGGGCGCAGGGCTATGCGCTCAACGAAGGGGTCATCGTGCCGGGCATGACGGCCATGGCGATGGTGGCGCGCGATGCCTGGGGCAGGCCGATCGCCGCCATCAGCTGCTCTGCCGTGTCCGACCGGATGCTGCCGGCGCGGCGCCCGGAAGTGCTCGCGCTGCTGCGTCAGGAGGTCGCCAAGCTGGAGCAGCGCCTGCGGCCCAACGGGGAGGCCTGA
- the rpoD gene encoding RNA polymerase sigma factor RpoD, with protein sequence MDGMFTQAAMDQDEAENEPALRARTGGFEGFNDGAWGRRGEGDAPAAAPSAWVGEDDEGQPEPDAERPDAEDGEDGAEPTVDENGVVVARDAAGSDGNVDEATMSRTDDPVRMFLREMSGTDLLTREAEIAVAQRIEAGRDDMMAGLCEHPATFTLLTAWYDAMVQGQAPLRDMVEVEAMAAADAAQSVEASPEGDEAEPGVHSTLEEKMKPEVLASFEALFAARATLPTLDAAGVEALRLELAGLLANVHLRPARLDVLVGTVREAKRKLMALDGRASRAAQAAGVPHAEFLRLWDGSEKAIAPVLKLEKPRRRGAPAVDLAGELASVRGSIALLEEENGLSAQRLRDVCNAVAQGERQMRRAKEELVQANLRLVVHIAKRYRNRGLMFGDLIQEGNIGLMRAVEKFDWRRGFKFGTYATWWVRQAITRSIADQSRTIRVPVHMTETAAKVARTSRRFAQKAGREPTPEELAGELGMSPDKVRTVQRLAREPISLEAPIGEEDDGRLGDLIEDENAVMPFDAAARSSLRDAATNVLSGLSPREERILRMRFGIGAENEHTLEEVGRTFNVTRERIRQIEAKALKKLQQSRRGRALRSFLA encoded by the coding sequence ATGGACGGGATGTTTACGCAGGCAGCAATGGATCAGGACGAGGCAGAGAACGAGCCCGCCCTGCGCGCGCGGACGGGCGGCTTCGAGGGCTTCAACGACGGGGCCTGGGGCCGGCGTGGCGAGGGCGATGCCCCCGCCGCGGCGCCGAGCGCCTGGGTCGGCGAAGATGACGAGGGCCAGCCGGAGCCGGATGCCGAGCGCCCGGATGCAGAGGATGGCGAGGACGGCGCCGAGCCCACCGTCGACGAGAACGGCGTGGTGGTGGCCCGCGACGCCGCCGGTTCGGACGGCAACGTCGACGAAGCGACGATGAGCCGCACCGACGACCCGGTGCGCATGTTCCTGCGCGAGATGAGCGGCACCGACCTGCTGACGCGCGAGGCGGAGATCGCCGTCGCCCAGCGGATCGAGGCCGGGCGCGACGACATGATGGCCGGGCTGTGCGAGCACCCCGCCACCTTCACCCTGCTGACCGCCTGGTACGACGCCATGGTGCAGGGCCAGGCGCCGCTGCGTGACATGGTGGAGGTGGAGGCCATGGCCGCCGCCGACGCCGCGCAGTCCGTGGAAGCCAGCCCCGAGGGCGACGAGGCCGAGCCCGGCGTGCATTCCACGCTGGAAGAGAAGATGAAGCCGGAGGTGCTTGCCTCCTTCGAGGCACTGTTCGCCGCCCGCGCCACGCTGCCGACCCTGGATGCCGCCGGCGTGGAAGCGCTGCGGCTGGAGCTGGCCGGCCTGCTGGCCAACGTGCACCTGCGCCCGGCGCGGCTGGACGTGCTGGTGGGCACGGTGCGGGAGGCCAAGCGCAAGCTGATGGCGCTGGACGGCCGCGCCTCGCGCGCCGCGCAGGCCGCCGGCGTGCCGCATGCCGAGTTCCTGCGGCTGTGGGATGGCAGCGAGAAGGCCATCGCCCCCGTGCTGAAGCTGGAAAAGCCCCGCCGCCGTGGCGCCCCCGCCGTGGATCTGGCGGGCGAGCTGGCCAGCGTGCGCGGCAGCATCGCGCTGCTGGAAGAAGAGAACGGCCTGTCCGCGCAGCGCCTGCGCGATGTCTGCAACGCCGTGGCCCAGGGCGAGCGCCAGATGCGTCGCGCGAAGGAGGAACTGGTCCAGGCCAACCTCCGCCTCGTGGTGCATATCGCCAAGCGCTACCGCAACCGTGGCCTGATGTTTGGTGACCTGATCCAGGAAGGCAACATCGGCCTGATGCGCGCGGTCGAGAAGTTCGACTGGCGCCGTGGCTTCAAGTTCGGCACCTACGCCACTTGGTGGGTGCGGCAGGCGATCACCCGCTCGATCGCCGACCAGTCGCGCACCATCCGCGTTCCCGTGCACATGACGGAGACGGCGGCCAAGGTGGCGCGTACCAGCCGCCGCTTCGCGCAGAAGGCCGGCCGCGAGCCGACGCCGGAAGAGCTGGCGGGCGAGCTGGGCATGTCGCCCGACAAGGTGCGCACCGTGCAGCGCCTGGCGCGCGAGCCGATCAGCCTGGAAGCGCCGATCGGCGAAGAGGATGACGGCCGCCTGGGCGACCTGATCGAGGACGAGAACGCGGTGATGCCGTTCGACGCGGCCGCCCGCTCCTCGCTCCGCGACGCGGCGACCAACGTCTTGTCCGGCCTCAGCCCGCGTGAGGAGCGTATCCTGCGCATGCGCTTCGGCATCGGCGCCGAGAATGAGCACACGCTGGAAGAGGTGGGCCGCACCTTCAATGTGACCCGCGAGCGTATTCGGCAGATCGAGGCCAAGGCGCTGAAGAAGCTGCAGCAGTCCCGCCGGGGCCGCGCGCTGCGGTCCTTCCTGGCCTGA
- a CDS encoding IclR family transcriptional regulator domain-containing protein, which translates to MRTEFGDTLGGLARGLAVIEAFNPLRPRATIADIARATGLTRAAARRCLLTLQGLGYAEFDGKFFTLTPRVLRLGGAYLSSTALPDILQPELEAVREATHESCSAAILDGPDVIYVARSAAQRIMSVSLGVGSRLPAHCTSLGRAVLSTWGDARLDAFLATVPDGAAAHTRAAVLAARAAGHALVNEELEPGLRSVAMPVRDMRGRCVAAINIGAHAGRATDAVLEQLYLPALRLAVQRLAQRIPG; encoded by the coding sequence ATGCGCACAGAATTCGGCGATACCCTGGGTGGCCTGGCCCGTGGCCTTGCGGTGATCGAGGCTTTCAATCCGCTGCGGCCCCGCGCCACGATCGCCGACATCGCCCGGGCCACCGGCCTGACGCGCGCCGCCGCCCGGCGTTGCCTGCTGACGCTGCAGGGCCTGGGATACGCCGAGTTCGACGGCAAGTTCTTTACGCTGACGCCGCGCGTGCTGCGCCTCGGCGGTGCCTACCTGTCAAGCACGGCCCTCCCCGACATCCTGCAGCCGGAGCTGGAAGCGGTGCGCGAGGCTACGCACGAGTCCTGTTCCGCCGCCATCCTGGACGGGCCGGACGTGATCTACGTGGCGCGCAGCGCGGCGCAACGCATCATGTCGGTTTCGCTCGGCGTCGGCAGCCGGCTGCCGGCGCATTGCACGTCGTTGGGGCGGGCGGTGCTGTCCACCTGGGGCGATGCGCGGCTGGACGCCTTTCTGGCCACGGTGCCGGACGGCGCGGCGGCGCATACCCGCGCGGCCGTGCTGGCCGCACGTGCCGCCGGCCATGCGTTGGTGAACGAGGAACTGGAGCCGGGCCTGAGGTCGGTTGCCATGCCAGTGCGGGACATGCGCGGGCGCTGCGTGGCGGCGATCAACATCGGCGCCCATGCCGGGCGGGCGACGGACGCGGTGCTGGAACAGCTTTACCTGCCCGCCCTGCGGCTGGCGGTGCAGCGGCTGGCGCAGCGCATTCCCGGATAA
- a CDS encoding 3-oxoacid CoA-transferase subunit A — MIDKTVRAMADAMAGIRDGSTVLVGGFGSVGQPDALIDGLIEQGAKGLTVVANNAGAGRVGLAKLLELRRVRKIICSYPRSAGSVVFEELFRNNEIELEVVPQGTLAERLRAAGAGIPAFYTPTGFGTLLAKGKPSAEFEGRGCVLETALKGDVALVQAELADRWGNLTFRSSGRNFNPVMATAAALTIVQANRIVDLGGIPPEAVITPGIYVKRVVHVPVDNAQEQAA; from the coding sequence ATGATCGACAAGACGGTGCGCGCCATGGCGGACGCCATGGCCGGCATTCGGGACGGCAGCACGGTGCTGGTCGGTGGCTTCGGCTCCGTCGGGCAGCCGGACGCGCTGATCGACGGGTTGATCGAGCAAGGGGCCAAGGGGCTCACGGTGGTGGCCAACAATGCCGGCGCCGGGCGCGTCGGGCTGGCAAAGCTGCTGGAGCTGCGGCGTGTCCGCAAGATCATCTGCTCCTATCCGCGCAGCGCCGGCTCGGTGGTGTTCGAGGAGCTGTTCCGCAACAACGAGATCGAGCTGGAAGTGGTGCCGCAGGGCACGCTGGCCGAGCGGCTGCGCGCCGCCGGCGCCGGCATCCCGGCCTTCTACACCCCCACCGGCTTCGGCACGCTGCTCGCCAAGGGCAAGCCCTCCGCCGAGTTCGAGGGGCGCGGCTGCGTGCTGGAAACCGCCCTGAAGGGCGACGTGGCGCTGGTACAGGCCGAGCTGGCGGACCGCTGGGGCAACCTGACCTTCCGCTCCAGCGGCCGCAACTTCAACCCGGTGATGGCCACGGCGGCGGCGCTGACCATCGTCCAGGCCAACCGCATCGTCGACCTCGGCGGCATCCCGCCGGAAGCCGTCATCACCCCGGGCATCTACGTGAAGCGCGTGGTGCACGTGCCCGTCGACAACGCGCAGGAGCAGGCGGCATGA
- a CDS encoding 3-oxoacid CoA-transferase subunit B, whose product MSATTVQPMTRKQMAERMARDIPEGWYVNLGIGLPTLVADYVPREREVIFHSENGLLGMGPAPAPEQADPWLINAGKQQVTLHPGGSFFHQADSFSIIRGGHLDLCVLGAFEVAQNGDIANWATSAADSAPAVGGAMDLSAGAKRLWVLMEHTTKDGQPKLVRECSYPLTALGAVTRIYTNLAVIEVTPSGFGVVDMIPGLTLEALQAQTGAPLTRAA is encoded by the coding sequence ATGAGCGCCACCACCGTGCAGCCCATGACCCGCAAGCAGATGGCCGAGCGCATGGCGCGCGACATCCCGGAAGGCTGGTACGTCAACCTCGGCATCGGGCTGCCGACGCTGGTGGCCGACTACGTGCCGCGCGAGCGGGAGGTCATCTTCCATTCCGAGAACGGGCTGCTGGGCATGGGCCCCGCCCCGGCGCCGGAGCAGGCGGACCCCTGGCTGATCAACGCCGGCAAGCAGCAGGTGACGTTGCACCCCGGCGGCAGCTTCTTTCACCAGGCGGACAGCTTCTCGATCATCCGCGGCGGCCACCTGGACCTGTGCGTGCTGGGCGCCTTCGAGGTCGCGCAGAACGGCGACATCGCCAACTGGGCGACCTCGGCCGCCGACAGCGCCCCCGCCGTGGGCGGCGCCATGGACCTGTCCGCCGGCGCCAAGCGGCTGTGGGTGCTGATGGAACACACCACCAAGGACGGCCAGCCCAAGCTGGTGCGGGAATGCTCCTACCCGTTGACGGCGCTGGGCGCCGTGACGCGCATCTACACCAACCTGGCGGTCATCGAGGTGACACCCTCCGGCTTCGGGGTGGTGGACATGATCCCCGGTCTGACGCTGGAAGCGCTGCAGGCGCAGACCGGCGCCCCGCTGACCCGCGCCGCCTGA
- the pcaF gene encoding 3-oxoadipyl-CoA thiolase, which translates to MTEAFICDAIRTPIGRYAGALAAVRPDDLGAIPIKALMARNPGVDWSAVEDVIFGCANQAGEDNRNVARMSSLLAGLPDSVPGSTINRLCGSGMDATGMAARAIKAGETELMLAGGVESMTRAPFVQGKSTEAFGRAAEIYDTTIGWRFVNPLMKAQYGVDSMPETGENVAQDFQISRQDQDLFAFRSQQRAKAAMEAGRFAEEIVPVEIRRRKGDPTIVSQDEHPRPETTLEGLAKLGTPFRKEGGSVTAGNASGVNDGAAAIILASEAAAGRHGLTPRARVVAMATAGVAPRIMGFGPSPATRKVLAKAGLTLADMDVIELNEAFASQALAVMRDLGLPDDAEHVNPNGGAIALGHPLGMSGARIVLTAVAELHRRKARYALATMCIGVGQGIAMVIERV; encoded by the coding sequence ATGACCGAAGCCTTCATCTGCGACGCCATCCGCACGCCGATTGGCCGCTACGCCGGCGCGCTCGCTGCTGTGCGCCCGGACGACCTGGGTGCCATTCCCATCAAGGCGCTGATGGCCCGCAACCCCGGCGTGGACTGGTCGGCGGTCGAGGACGTGATCTTCGGCTGCGCCAACCAAGCCGGCGAGGACAACCGCAACGTGGCGCGCATGTCCTCGCTGCTGGCCGGGTTGCCGGACAGCGTGCCGGGCAGCACCATCAACCGCCTGTGCGGCTCCGGCATGGATGCGACCGGCATGGCGGCCCGTGCCATCAAGGCGGGCGAAACGGAGCTGATGCTGGCGGGCGGCGTGGAAAGCATGACGCGCGCACCCTTCGTGCAGGGCAAAAGCACCGAGGCCTTCGGCCGCGCCGCCGAGATCTACGACACCACCATCGGCTGGCGCTTCGTGAACCCGCTGATGAAGGCGCAGTACGGCGTCGATTCCATGCCCGAGACGGGCGAGAACGTGGCGCAGGACTTCCAGATCTCCCGCCAGGACCAGGACCTCTTCGCCTTTCGCAGCCAGCAGCGCGCCAAGGCGGCCATGGAGGCCGGGCGCTTCGCGGAGGAGATCGTTCCCGTTGAGATCCGCCGCCGCAAGGGCGACCCCACCATCGTGTCGCAGGACGAGCACCCGCGTCCCGAAACCACGTTGGAAGGGCTCGCCAAGCTCGGCACGCCGTTCCGCAAGGAAGGCGGCTCCGTGACCGCCGGCAACGCCTCGGGCGTCAACGACGGCGCGGCCGCCATCATCCTGGCCAGCGAGGCTGCAGCCGGCCGCCATGGCCTGACCCCGCGCGCCCGCGTGGTGGCCATGGCCACCGCCGGGGTGGCACCGCGCATCATGGGCTTCGGCCCCTCCCCCGCCACCAGAAAGGTGCTGGCCAAGGCGGGGCTGACGCTGGCGGACATGGACGTGATCGAGCTGAACGAGGCCTTCGCGTCGCAGGCCCTGGCGGTGATGCGCGACCTCGGCCTGCCGGACGATGCCGAGCACGTGAACCCCAATGGCGGCGCCATCGCGCTGGGCCATCCGCTCGGCATGTCCGGCGCCCGCATCGTGCTGACAGCGGTGGCCGAGCTGCACCGCCGGAAGGCACGCTACGCCCTGGCCACCATGTGCATCGGCGTCGGCCAGGGCATCGCCATGGTGATCGAGCGCGTCTGA
- a CDS encoding asparaginase, which translates to MAASAKPRVAFIGTGGTISSLGAGPFDTLDYGATGRLMQADEILAYFPDVAHWADVTPVRFRAVPSPNIGFTEWKELVLICDRLVAGDPGLAGIVIGHGTASLEETAYALNLALKVSIPVVLVGSQRPAQALSTDAGMNLANAIRVAASPEARGLGVLTVLNDEIMAARDVTKTSTFRMQTFRTADFGALGHADGDTIAFYRRPLRRGAPDTEFDIRRLDALPRVDISYSYAGADGTAVRAFLEAGAQGIVSAGFAPGFCGPGEVEPLRQAVQDGVIVMQATRAGSGRVFQGTRLRELGFLVADNLTPQKARILLAMALTVTRDPAEIARIFSTY; encoded by the coding sequence ATGGCCGCATCGGCAAAACCCCGCGTCGCCTTTATCGGCACCGGCGGCACCATCTCCTCGCTCGGCGCCGGGCCGTTCGATACGCTGGACTACGGCGCGACGGGCCGGCTGATGCAGGCCGACGAGATCCTGGCCTATTTCCCGGACGTGGCGCATTGGGCGGATGTCACGCCGGTGCGCTTCCGCGCCGTGCCCAGCCCCAACATCGGCTTCACCGAGTGGAAGGAGCTGGTGCTGATCTGCGACCGGCTGGTGGCCGGGGACCCCGGGCTGGCCGGCATCGTCATCGGGCATGGCACCGCCTCGCTGGAGGAAACCGCCTACGCGCTGAACCTGGCGCTGAAGGTGTCCATCCCCGTGGTGCTGGTGGGCTCGCAGCGCCCGGCGCAGGCCCTGTCGACCGATGCGGGCATGAACCTCGCCAACGCCATCCGCGTCGCCGCCAGTCCGGAGGCGCGCGGACTCGGCGTGCTGACCGTGCTGAACGACGAGATCATGGCGGCGCGCGACGTCACCAAGACCTCCACCTTCCGCATGCAAACCTTCCGCACCGCCGACTTCGGCGCGCTGGGCCACGCGGATGGCGACACGATCGCCTTCTACCGCCGCCCGCTGCGGCGCGGCGCGCCGGACACCGAGTTCGATATCCGCAGGCTGGACGCCCTGCCGCGCGTCGACATCAGCTATTCCTACGCGGGCGCGGACGGCACGGCGGTGCGCGCCTTTCTGGAAGCGGGCGCGCAGGGCATCGTATCCGCCGGCTTCGCCCCCGGCTTTTGCGGCCCGGGCGAGGTGGAGCCGCTGCGGCAGGCGGTGCAGGACGGCGTCATCGTCATGCAGGCCACCCGGGCCGGCAGCGGCCGCGTGTTCCAGGGCACCCGGCTGCGCGAGCTGGGCTTTCTGGTGGCGGACAACCTGACCCCGCAGAAGGCCCGGATCCTGCTGGCCATGGCCCTGACCGTGACGCGGGACCCGGCGGAGATCGCCCGCATCTTCAGCACCTATTGA